Genomic window (Microbacterium oxydans):
ATCACGAACTCGGCGAGCTGCAGCGTGATGTTCATCTCCTGCACCATGAACGCGAGGACCGTCAGGATCATCACGAACAGCATGCTCTCGATGCCCTCGAGCGCGGCGTCCAGGACTCCGCGGATGCTGAGCCGACGCTGCACGAGCACGATCACGAGGGTCACCGCGAGCGAGGCGGCGGTGCCGGCGACGACGTTCGCATCGGTCGCGATCGTGACGCCCACGAGCACGGCCATCGCGATCAGGAAGCCCCACGGCTGGGGCTTGCGCCCGGTGCCGGTCGAGGAATCGGTCGAGGTGGCCAGCGCGGTGGCGACGCGCTGCGCGGTCGAGCCGTCCGGATCGTCGGCCTTGAGCTCGGCGAGGAGGGCCACACCCTCGGCGCGACGCTCGTCGTCGGTCGTGCCGAGCGGGAAGACGTCGCCGTCACGCTCCGCGCGGATCGCGTCGCGCTTGATCACACCGAGCTTCGGCAGCCAGCCGATGCTCATGAGGAGGGCGACCGCGAGAGCGGCCCAACCGAAGAAGATGAACGGGATCGCCTGCAGATAGGCGCCGAAGCCCGTGCCGCCGACCGTGACGCCCTGCGCCTCGAACAGTCCGGAGAAGAACAGCGCCCACGTCGACACCGGGATGAGGACGGCGATCGGCGCGGCCGTCATCTTCATGATCGCGCCGAGCTGCGTGCGCGGCACCCGGTAGCGGTCGGTCACCTGCTTCATCGAGGTGCCCGTGGTGAGCACGTTCAGGTAGTCGTCGACGAACAGCACGACCGAGAGCAGGAACGTCAGCACGGTCGACTTGCGGCGCGAGGTGACGAAGCGCTCGGCCCAGTTCGCGAAGTCGGTGACGATGCCCGACTTCTCGAACAGCATCATCAGGATGCCGAAGAGCGCCACGATCAGCAGGAGCCACTGCGCCGTCTCGTTGGACAGCGCCTTGCCGGTGTACTCGACCCAGACGTCGAACCCGCCCCAGCCGCCGAGGATCAGGGCCCCGGCGACGGTGCCGCAGAGCAGGGCGAAGAGGGTGCGCCGGGTGGCGACCGCGACGATGAGGATCACCGCGATGGGGAGGAGCGCGAGAGCGCCGAATTCAGGCATGGAAGTCACCTCAGTGTGAAGGGGATGCGGAGGAGGGTGCGGTCGAGCCGGGGGTCAGGGCTCGGTGCCGCCGACGACCGTCGCCTGTACGGGCAGGTCGGGGAGGTCGTCCGGGGAGACGTGCAGCGGGTTCTCCGCCCACACGGCGTAGTCGGCCCGGAACCCGGGGGCGATGCGGCCGAGGTCGGCGTCTCCCTGGGCCCGGGCGGCGCCGACGGTGTATCCGTGCAGCGCCTGGTACGGGGTGAGCACCTGCGCCGGCTCGAAGACCGGGGCGTCGAGGTCTCCCGGGCGGCGGCGCAGCATCGACCAGGCGAGGCCGATGCGGGCGTCGTTCTGCGCGATGGGCCAGTCGGACCCGAGGGCGAGGGGCGCTCCGGCGTCCCAGTAATCGCGCACCCGCCAGGCGCGCGCGGCGCGGACGGGTCCGAGCCTGCTCGACCAGTCGTCGGAGCCGTCGGCCTTGCGCCACTGCATGTGCAGCGGCTGCATCGAGGCGGTGATACCCGCGGCGGCGATGCGGGCGACGTCCCGGTCGGTCGTCGTCTCCAGGTGCTCGATGCGGTGCGGGGCGCCCGAGGCGCTGCGCACGCCGGCGGCGAGATAGGCGTCGACGACCTCCGCGACGGCGCGGTCGCCGATGGCATGCGTCGCGACCTGGAACCCGGCATCGGCGTACCGTCGCACGGTGCGGGCGTACGCGGCGGCATCCTTCCAGAACGGCTCCAGGCCCGCGCCGGCGGCATCCGGCTCGTGCAGCCAGGCGGTGCCGGTCTCGACCACGCCGTCGGCGTAGAGCTTGACCACGCCGCCACGCCACCGGTCACCGCGGCGGTCGCGCATCGCGAGGTTCGCGGCCGTCCGCTCCTCGTCGAATCCGGGCTCGTGGTCGATCGCCGAGACGATGCGGATCGGGAGGCCCGGCCCCTGCTCCAGGGCATCGAGCAGTGCGAGCGTCGCGAAGCCGCCGTCCATGATCGTGCCGCCGGTGAGGCCGGAGTCGCGCAGCCCGCGCAGCAGCTCGTGGCCGACGGCGAGGGTCTGGTCGCGGTTCAGCGCCGGGGCGCTCAGCCGCACCGGCTCGTAGGCGCCGAGCTCCCGCAGTTCTCCGGTGGGGCGGCCGTCGGAGTCCACGACGACGCAGGACGAGTCCTCGAACTCGCGTGCGCCGGTGATGCCCGCCCGGCTCAGTCCCGCGCGACTGGCGAGCGCGGTGTGGCCGTCGAACACGATCAGCAGGGCCGGGAGGCCGCGCACGGCATCCTCGATCGCCTCCGCCGTCATCGGCAGGTCGTGGAAGACGTCGTAGTCGAGGTTCCAGCCGCGCACCCACGGGTCGGCGTCTTCGGCGAGCGCGCGGTCGGCCTCGGCACGCAGCGCCGCGAGAAGCGCGGTTCCCGTGGTCAGGCCGCCCAGGTCGATCCCGGCCGTCAGCTCGATCCCCTGGATCGGATGCAGGTGCGCGTCGATGAGTCCGGGGGTCACGGCCGCGCCGCCGAGGTCGTGCACGACGGTGCGCGGCCCGCGCAGCTCGCGGACCAGGGCGTCATCGCCGACCGCGAGGAAACGGCCGTCGCGCACCGCGAAGGCCGAGGCGTGCGGGCGGCGCGGGTCCATCGTCACCACGTGCGCGCCGGTGACAATGGTGTCGGCGTCGAAACCGGTCATGGCTGTGCCTTCGTCAGTATTGAAAGAGTTTCAATAAAATACCAGACACCCGAGCAGAATCGAGCACGATGACGAAATCTCCGCGCAGCGTCGGTCGACCGTCCACGCAGGTGCTCACCGAGGAGCGCATCCTGAAGGCCGCGTTCCGGCTCAGCGCGCAGCGCACGCCGCGGCAGTTCACGATGACCGCACTCGCGGAATCGCTGGGCGTGCGCACCTCGGCGCTGTACCACCACTTCGCGAACCGCGACGCCGTGATCCGGGCCATGCGCGGGCAGGTGAGCCGCGCGCTCGTCTCCCCCGTGCTGCACGAGATGCCCGTCGAAGACGCGCTCCTGACCTGGGCGCACAGCTACCGCGCCGCCGCGATCGCCGCGCCGGAGGCCATGGTGATGCTCGCCACCTCGCCGATCGACGCCGACGAGGGCTCGTTCGCGGACTACGAGCAGATCGCCCGGCTCCTCACCGACGACGGGTGGCCGACCGACACGATCGTGGATGCCATCGTCGCGCTGGAGTCGTTCATCATCGGCTCCGCGCTGGACGCCCTCGCCCCGGCCGACAACATGGCGCCGGGAGAGCTCGCCCCGGAGTTCCCCGCTTTCGCCGCGGCCGAAGCCGCCCGCGCGCGCCTCAGCGACGACCCGGCCCGCCGCACGTTCGAGATCGGCGTGCGCGCACTGATCCACGGGCTCACCGCGTGGGCGCGCGAGCGCACACCGTAGGCTGGACCGGTGGCATCCCCGGCAGCTGACGACTATCTGAAGACCGTCTACGCGCATACCGAGTGGCAGGACGCGCCGATCACACCCTCCGTACTCGCCGCGAAGCTCGGCATCGCCCCGTCGTCGGTCACCGAGATGGTGAAGAAGCTCGCCGCCGCGGGCCTCGTCTCGCACGTTCCCTACGGTGCGGTGCGGTTGACGGATGCCGGCACCGTCCGCGCCCTCGCGATGGTGCGCCGGCACCGCCTGGTGGAGACCTGGCTGGTGCAGGAGTTCGACTACGGCTGGGACGAGGTGCACGACGAGGCCGAGGTGCTCGAGCACACCATCAGCGACCGACTGCTCGAAGGCATCGACGCGCGTCTGGGCCGC
Coding sequences:
- a CDS encoding Na+/H+ antiporter NhaC family protein, with product MPEFGALALLPIAVILIVAVATRRTLFALLCGTVAGALILGGWGGFDVWVEYTGKALSNETAQWLLLIVALFGILMMLFEKSGIVTDFANWAERFVTSRRKSTVLTFLLSVVLFVDDYLNVLTTGTSMKQVTDRYRVPRTQLGAIMKMTAAPIAVLIPVSTWALFFSGLFEAQGVTVGGTGFGAYLQAIPFIFFGWAALAVALLMSIGWLPKLGVIKRDAIRAERDGDVFPLGTTDDERRAEGVALLAELKADDPDGSTAQRVATALATSTDSSTGTGRKPQPWGFLIAMAVLVGVTIATDANVVAGTAASLAVTLVIVLVQRRLSIRGVLDAALEGIESMLFVMILTVLAFMVQEMNITLQLAEFVIQVTEPVLTPALLPAIVFAVCGIYAYATGSFWDLAAVITPVVLPLALALGADPILAGAAVFSGAALGSTTCLYGDGIILASRSIGIKPINLMLAILPYAGIAAGLSFVLYLVTGFVTA
- a CDS encoding amidohydrolase; translation: MTGFDADTIVTGAHVVTMDPRRPHASAFAVRDGRFLAVGDDALVRELRGPRTVVHDLGGAAVTPGLIDAHLHPIQGIELTAGIDLGGLTTGTALLAALRAEADRALAEDADPWVRGWNLDYDVFHDLPMTAEAIEDAVRGLPALLIVFDGHTALASRAGLSRAGITGAREFEDSSCVVVDSDGRPTGELRELGAYEPVRLSAPALNRDQTLAVGHELLRGLRDSGLTGGTIMDGGFATLALLDALEQGPGLPIRIVSAIDHEPGFDEERTAANLAMRDRRGDRWRGGVVKLYADGVVETGTAWLHEPDAAGAGLEPFWKDAAAYARTVRRYADAGFQVATHAIGDRAVAEVVDAYLAAGVRSASGAPHRIEHLETTTDRDVARIAAAGITASMQPLHMQWRKADGSDDWSSRLGPVRAARAWRVRDYWDAGAPLALGSDWPIAQNDARIGLAWSMLRRRPGDLDAPVFEPAQVLTPYQALHGYTVGAARAQGDADLGRIAPGFRADYAVWAENPLHVSPDDLPDLPVQATVVGGTEP
- a CDS encoding TetR/AcrR family transcriptional regulator, whose product is MTKSPRSVGRPSTQVLTEERILKAAFRLSAQRTPRQFTMTALAESLGVRTSALYHHFANRDAVIRAMRGQVSRALVSPVLHEMPVEDALLTWAHSYRAAAIAAPEAMVMLATSPIDADEGSFADYEQIARLLTDDGWPTDTIVDAIVALESFIIGSALDALAPADNMAPGELAPEFPAFAAAEAARARLSDDPARRTFEIGVRALIHGLTAWARERTP
- a CDS encoding metal-dependent transcriptional regulator; amino-acid sequence: MASPAADDYLKTVYAHTEWQDAPITPSVLAAKLGIAPSSVTEMVKKLAAAGLVSHVPYGAVRLTDAGTVRALAMVRRHRLVETWLVQEFDYGWDEVHDEAEVLEHTISDRLLEGIDARLGRPRFDPHGDAIPDADGHIERVPFVLLADAPVGHVGHVLRVSDQDPEVLRAVEASGLAVGVEVTVTANGFSIGGTEAEVAHAADAIWLTA